One region of Labrus mixtus chromosome 1, fLabMix1.1, whole genome shotgun sequence genomic DNA includes:
- the tshz3b gene encoding teashirt homolog 3b yields the protein MPRRKQEAPRRASAYVPEDEKEAALLDEDLDGDDSGHEGEEPAAKFLCQDKDFLLKDRPGSTGFHDSPNAADFSGQELDSESHLSESSDRMSDFESSSLKNEDDVLLSKDPSNVLSLSSSTAMMAAANVAVPVSGDEAVLATTGSVADSLEKMKAIYTSFLTNSYWSTLNLNLSQPPAEKPPRSHSSSSSSSSSSSCGSGGYDWHQTAMAKTLQQASQNHHHRLSMVQHPTIAVSTASTEPNLFSTVQLYRQSSKLYGSIFTGASKFRCKDCSAAYDTLVGLTVHMNETGHYRDDNHETDSEGTKRWSKPRKRSLLEMEGKEDAQKVLKCMYCGHSFESLQDLSVHMIKTKHYQKVPLKEPVTPVAAKIISSARKRAPIDLDIPSSPDSNGGATPKPTSLNDSNDILQKVTNPYITPNNRYGHQNGASYAWQFESRKSQILKCMECGSSHDTLQELTAHMMVTGHFIKVTNSAIKKGKPIIEPSTPTPIPNITIEEKFQSVPLAATTFSPPPAPVPPPTSISPIAMIVDIKKEEKEEECTNESIINNGNLNKEKKAGGDDEAEEKFDISSKYSYLTEEDLDESPKGGLDILKSLENTVTSAINKAQNGAPSWGGYPSIHAAYQLPNIMKLSLGNSGKGSHLKYLFPGGEILSPTSKSQPLISPSSRQTSPLPKNNFHAMEELVKKVTEKVAKVEEKMREPSSAVRASPLRCATPSPCNSEAGDSARGESPKDNRVKSCKTPENSSKVEKVADDGSGTNHRDSNGDISIKQSMENGVESSAVTSPLPASLCGSTAIITDHPPPEQPFVNPLSALQSVMNVHLGKAAKPALPSLDPMSMLFKMSNSLAEKAAVAASTPPAHTKKPSNDHLDRYFYQPHPSNDQPIDLTKGKNADKNSSTGSLGSTALSSATSTPSSISPSATLTMTKASAAVASFMSTSPLRENALSDISDMLRNLTESQAVSKSSTPTSFSERSEIEGVTQEEMEDISPAQKRKGRQSNWNPQHLLILQAQFASSLRQTSDGKYVMSDLSPQERMHISRFTGLSMTTISHWLANVKYQLRRTGGTKFLKNLDSGHPVFFCSDCASQIRSPSTYVSHLESHLGFRLRDLAKLSGEQLLSQISQHHHQQRHTKGLSEKLLSNLNLSGHPLSSSLSTSLPLSLTSSLITSLPSTKSPSPSPDHDDDGGAVYQCKLCNRTFASKHAVKLHLSKTHGKSPEDHLMYVSELEKQ from the coding sequence CGTATGTCCCTGAAGATGAGAAGGAAGCCGCCCTGTTGGATGAGGATCTGGATGGCGATGACTCGGGTCACGAAGGTGAAGAGCCTGCAGCCAAGTTCCTATGTCAGGACAAGGACTTTCTCCTCAAGGACAGGCCAGGATCCACTGGCTTCCATGACTCCCCAAACGCTGCGGACTTTTCCGGTCAGGAACTGGACAGTGAGTCTCACCTGAGTGAATCCAGTGACAGAATGTCTGACTTTGAGAGCTCCTCTCTTAAAAATGAGGACGATGTCCTCCTCTCTAAAGACCCCTCCAATGTCCTTTCCTTGTCTTCCTCAACTGCAATGATGGCGGCCGCCAATGTCGCTGTCCCGGTAAGTGGAGACGAGGCCGTATTAGCGACGACAGGGTCTGTGGCTGACAGCCTGGAGAAGATGAAGGCCATTTACACCTCCTTCCTGACCAACTCCTATTGGTCCACACTCAATCTGAACCTGAGCCAGCCCCCTGCAGAAAAACCCCCTCGTAGTCACAGTAGCAGCAGTAGtagcagcagtagcagtagcTGTGGAAGTGGAGGCTATGACTGGCACCAGACAGCTATGGCTAAAACCCTGCAGCAGGCCTCACAGAACCACCACCACAGACTGAGCATGGTTCAACACCCCACAATTGCAGTATCCACAGCGTCGACAGAGCCAAACCTCTTTAGTACTGTCCAACTTTACCGGCAGAGCTCCAAGCTGTATGGCTCTATATTCACTGGCGCCAGCAAATTCCGCTGCAAGGACTGCAGTGCGGCCTATGATACACTGGTGGGGCTCACGGTACACATGAATGAGACAGGCCACTACCGCGATGATAACCACGAGACAGATAGCGAGGGTACCAAACGGTGGTCGAAACCCAGAAAGCGTTCCTTACTGGAgatggaggggaaggaggaTGCACAGAAAGTTCTGAAATGTATGTACTGCGGCCACTCCTTTGAATCCCTTCAGGATCTGAGTGTCCATATGATCAAGACGAAACACTACCAGAAAGTGCCTCTGAAAGAGCCTGTTACACCAGTGGCAGCTAAGATTATCTCCTCTGCTCGAAAGAGAGCCCCCATTGATCTAGATATCCCCAGCTCACCTGACTCTAATGGAGGGGCCACTCCTAAGCCCACCTCCCTTAATGACTCTAATGACATACTTCAGAAGGTAACCAACCCTTACATCACACCGAACAACCGCTACGGACACCAGAATGGTGCCAGTTACGCCTGGCAGTTTGAATCCAGGAAGTCACAGATCCTCAAGTGCATGGAGTGTGGCAGCTCTCATGACACACTGCAAGAGCTAACCGCTCACATGATGGTGACAGGACATTTTATCAAAGTCACCAATTCTGCTATTAAGAAAGGCAAGCCAATTATTGAGCCGTCCACCCCGACCCCTATACCCAATATAACAATTGAAGAAAAGTTCCAGTCTGTTCCCCTGGCTGCCACAACCTTCTCCCCGCCACCTGCCCCAGTGCCCCCTCCGACCAGCATCTCCCCTATTGCCATGATAGTGGatataaaaaaggaggagaaggaggaggaatgtACTAATGAGTCTATTATCAACAATGGTAATCTCAACAAGGAGAAGAAGGCAGGAGGTGACGATGAGGCAGAGGAGAAGTTTGACATTTCTTCAAAATACAGTTATCTGACTGAAGAGGATCTGGATGAAAGTCCAAAAGGTGGTCTTGACATCCTGAAGTCTTTGGAGAACACAGTGACTTCAGCCATTAACAAAGCCCAGAATGGAGCTCCTAGCTGGGGCGGTTATCCCAGTATCCATGCAGCCTACCAGCTCCCTAACATAATGAAACTCTCTCTGGGTAACTCGGGGAAGGGCTCTCATCTTAAATATCTCTTCCCTGGAGGTGAGATCCTCTCTCCCACTAGTAAGAGCCAGCCCTTGATCTCACCGTCCAGCCGCCAGACCTCCCCGCTGCCCAAAAACAACTTTCATGCAATGGAGGAACTGGTCaagaaagtgacagaaaaagtgGCCAAGGTCgaggagaaaatgagagaaCCCAGCAGTGCTGTGAGGGCATCTCCGCTGAGATGTGCCACTCCCTCACCCTGCAACAGCGAGGCAGGGGACTCAGCCCGAGGAGAGTCCCCCAAAGACAACAGAGTGAAAAGCTGTAAAACCCCTGAGAATTCAAGCAAAGTGGAAAAAGTAGCCGACGATGGAAGTGGAACCAATCACAGAGATTCAAACGGTGACATTTCCATAAAGCAGTCCATGGAGAACGGCGTGGAGTCCAGTGCGGTGACATCACCCTTGCCTGCCTCCCTGTGTGGCAGTACAGCCATCATCACAGACCATCCACCTCCAGAACAGCCGTTTGTCAACCCTCTCAGTGCACTGCAGTCAGTAATGAACGTTCACTTGGGGAAGGCTGCGAAGCCTGCCCTGCCCTCCCTCGACCCCATGAGTATGCTGTTCAAGATGAGCAATAGCTTGGCAGAGAAAGCAGCAGTGGCCGCTTCCACCCCACCAGCACATACCAAAAAGCCCAGTAATGACCACTTAGACCGCTATTTCTACCAGCCACATCCAAGCAACGATCAACCCATTGATCTCACCAAAGGCAAAAATGctgacaaaaacagcagcactgGCTCTTTGGGTTCAACAGCTCTCTCTTCTGccacctccaccccctcctcGATCTCTCCCTCCGCCACCCTCACTATGACCAAAGCCTCAGCTGCAGTAGCTTCCTTCATGTCTACCTCTCCTTTGAGAGAAAACGCACTGTCGGATATCTCTGACATGTTGAGGAATCTGACAGAGAGTCAGGCTGTCTCTAAATCCTCCACGCCTACCAGCTTCTCCGAGCGCTCCGAGATAGAAGGTGTGACACAGGAGGAGATGGAAGACATTTCGCCGGCCCAGAAACGCAAAGGGCGTCAGTCGAACTGGAATCCTCAACACCTCCTCATCCTACAAGCCCAGTTTGCTTCCAGTCTACGACAAACGAGCGACGGAAAGTACGTGATGTCGGACCTGAGCCCTCAAGAGAGGATGCACATCTCCCGTTTCACCGGCCTCTCAATGACCACAATATCACACTGGTTGGCCAATGTCAAGTACCAGCTGAGGAGAACAGGTGGCACCAAGTTCTTGAAAAACTTGGATTCAGGTCACCCGGTATTCTTCTGCAGTGATTGCGCCTCTCAGATCCGTTCACCATCCACCTATGTCAGCCATTTGGAATCCCACTTGGGTTTCCGTCTGCGAGATCTGGCCAAGCTCTCTGGGGAGCAGCTGCTCAGCCAGATATCACAGCATCACCATCAACAACGCCACACCAAAGGACTATCTGAAAAACTGCTCTCGAATCTTAACCTCTCCGGCCACCCTTTGTCCTCCTCTCTATCCACATCCCTACCCCTCTCCCTGACCTCGTCCTTAATCACCTCTCTGCCCTCGACTAAATCCCCGTCACCGTCCCCCGACCACGATGACGACGGCGGGGCCGTGTACCAGTGCAAGCTCTGCAACCGGACTTTTGCGAGCAAGCATGCGGTCAAGCTTCACCTGAGCAAAACTCATGGGAAGTCCCCCGAGGACCATCTCATGTACGTGAGTGAGCTGGAGAAACAGTAG